A single region of the Xenopus laevis strain J_2021 chromosome 4L, Xenopus_laevis_v10.1, whole genome shotgun sequence genome encodes:
- the LOC108714365 gene encoding protein FAM163A: MTAGTVVITGGILATVILLCIIGVLCYCRLQYYCCKKEELRDEAEEVPGHRTHSHFPCHDCSSSHLDNMPHTMVSPAYSPYGSPYYIRTADSMCNGRERPPSTPTHYTEPGSLLMMAGTPSLSRGLHALSTQIHSLHK; the protein is encoded by the exons ATGACAGCTGGAACTGTAGTCATCACAGGAGGAATCCTAGCGACCGTCATACTTCTGTGTATTATTGGGGTTCTGTGCTACTGCAGACTTCAG TATTACTGCTGTAAAAAAGAAGAGCTTCGTGACGAGGCAGAGGAGGTTCCAGGTCACCGGACTCACTCCCACTTTCCTTGCCATGACTGCTCTTCTTCTCACCTGGACAATATGCCCCATACTATGGTGTCACCAGCCTACTCCCCATATGGGTCTCCATACTACATACGAACTGCAGATAGCATGTGCAATGGCAGAGAGAGACCTCCCTCCACCCCCACCCACTACACAGAGCCAGGGTCCCTGCTTATGATGGCGGGTACACCAAGCTTATCTAGAGGGTTGCATGCTCTGAGCACCCAG